In a genomic window of Bacillota bacterium:
- the miaA gene encoding tRNA (adenosine(37)-N6)-dimethylallyltransferase MiaA — MREPAPLLVVLGPTATGKTEVAVEVALLSGGEVVSADSMLVYKYMDVGTAKPTSKERQGITHHLIDIVAPDQEFSVAHYQKMAQDTIADIRRRSKLPILAGGTGLYIQSVIDGYKFGEVGIDYDLREKLHNYAHLHGKMALHDYLKKVDPDTASRLHPNDQKRITRALEIYEITGKPASSLHAGKKKLWYKDLFGLHMSRDQLYDQVNKRVDKMLAQGLVQEVSKLLQAGYDTGLVSMQGLGYKEIAAYLKGQIDLERAVYLIKRDTRRFAKRQLTWFRRDSRIKWINVKEYGGAREIACEIISQAEGVSKGVSNH; from the coding sequence GTGAGAGAACCAGCTCCTTTGCTTGTTGTTCTAGGCCCTACTGCTACCGGCAAGACAGAAGTAGCGGTTGAAGTTGCTTTACTCAGCGGTGGTGAGGTTGTTTCTGCGGATTCTATGCTTGTTTATAAATATATGGATGTCGGCACAGCCAAACCTACATCCAAAGAGCGCCAAGGGATTACACATCATCTTATAGATATTGTTGCACCGGACCAAGAATTTAGTGTAGCACATTATCAAAAAATGGCTCAAGATACCATTGCTGATATACGACGTAGGTCAAAATTACCTATACTGGCAGGAGGAACAGGTTTATATATCCAATCTGTTATTGACGGATATAAATTTGGAGAGGTTGGAATTGATTACGACTTAAGAGAAAAACTACACAATTATGCCCATTTGCATGGTAAAATGGCCTTACATGATTACCTCAAAAAAGTTGACCCCGATACTGCATCCCGGTTGCACCCTAACGATCAAAAAAGAATTACCAGAGCTCTGGAAATTTATGAAATAACGGGAAAACCTGCATCATCGTTGCATGCAGGCAAAAAGAAATTGTGGTATAAAGACCTCTTTGGGTTACACATGTCGCGTGATCAACTTTATGACCAGGTGAACAAAAGAGTGGATAAAATGCTTGCCCAAGGTCTTGTGCAAGAAGTTAGCAAGTTATTACAGGCCGGGTACGATACCGGTCTAGTATCCATGCAGGGGTTAGGATATAAAGAGATTGCAGCGTATTTAAAAGGCCAAATAGACTTGGAAAGAGCAGTGTATTTAATCAAAAGAGATACAAGACGTTTTGCAAAGCGGCAATTAACTTGGTTTCGCCGTGACTCACGTATTAAGTGGATAAATGTAAAAGAATACGGAGGGGCTAGGGAAATAGCTTGCGAAATTATCAGTCAGGCGGAAGGAGTTAGTAAAGGTGTGTCGAACCATTAA
- the hfq gene encoding RNA chaperone Hfq → MSKPQINLQDAFLNQVRKENVPVTIYLVNGFQLRGVVRGFDNFTVILESEGKQMMVYKHAISTISPLRAVSTSFSEVKPNNNQ, encoded by the coding sequence ATGTCAAAGCCGCAAATTAATCTGCAGGATGCATTTTTGAATCAGGTGAGGAAAGAGAATGTTCCCGTAACCATTTATCTTGTTAACGGTTTCCAGCTAAGGGGTGTGGTGCGGGGATTTGATAATTTTACGGTAATACTCGAAAGTGAAGGCAAACAAATGATGGTTTATAAACATGCTATTTCGACCATAAGTCCCCTGCGGGCGGTAAGCACTTCATTTTCGGAGGTTAAACCTAATAATAACCAATAA
- a CDS encoding AAA family ATPase produces the protein MLNNRKGMSSPLNIDSTANKGSSKPVAGDRGGAVSDKAKELEKIKRELNGLIGLRSVKQTIDEICAFVQIQKRRQRENLIAESQVLHMVFKGNPGTGKTTVARILARLFKELGVLPKGHSIEVERADLVGEYIGHTAQKTRDHIKKASGGILFIDEAYSLARGGSKDFGKEAIDAMVKGMEDNKDSLILVLAGYKYEMQQFLETNPGLRSRFPIHIDFPDYSTKELLEIGDLMLKQRQYYLDSGGREEIRLIIEQQSSRHQHSGNARLVRNIIERAIRIQAVRLVQKGNITREELMAINRRDVQGARDTCDLIGGTE, from the coding sequence ATGCTAAATAACCGCAAAGGTATGTCGTCCCCTTTAAACATTGATTCAACAGCAAATAAGGGTTCATCCAAGCCGGTTGCCGGCGACCGTGGTGGGGCTGTGTCCGATAAAGCCAAAGAATTAGAAAAAATAAAAAGGGAATTAAATGGTCTAATCGGACTACGAAGCGTAAAGCAAACCATAGATGAAATTTGCGCTTTTGTACAAATACAGAAGCGGAGACAAAGGGAAAATTTAATTGCTGAATCTCAAGTGCTGCACATGGTATTTAAGGGTAACCCCGGCACCGGGAAGACCACCGTGGCCAGAATACTGGCCAGGTTGTTCAAGGAGCTCGGTGTGCTGCCCAAGGGTCATTCTATAGAGGTAGAAAGAGCCGATCTAGTTGGTGAATATATAGGTCACACGGCACAAAAAACCAGGGATCACATCAAAAAAGCCAGCGGGGGTATTCTTTTTATCGACGAGGCATATTCTTTGGCTAGAGGAGGAAGTAAGGATTTTGGCAAAGAGGCCATAGATGCGATGGTAAAGGGCATGGAGGATAATAAGGATAGCTTAATTCTTGTTTTGGCTGGTTATAAATATGAAATGCAGCAATTCTTAGAGACAAATCCGGGGCTTCGGTCTCGTTTTCCCATTCATATTGATTTCCCTGATTATTCTACTAAGGAATTGTTGGAAATTGGGGACTTAATGCTCAAACAGCGGCAATATTATCTGGACAGTGGCGGTCGTGAGGAGATTAGATTAATCATAGAGCAGCAGTCAAGCCGGCACCAACACAGTGGTAATGCCAGATTGGTAAGAAACATTATCGAGCGGGCCATAAGGATACAGGCGGTTCGCCTTGTACAAAAAGGAAATATCACCAGGGAAGAGCTGATGGCCATTAACCGGAGAGATGTTCAAGGGGCACGGGACACTTGTGACTTAATCGGAGGGACAGAATGA
- a CDS encoding LysR family transcriptional regulator — MNLKQLEAFLWVADLKSFTGAAKQLFMSQPAVSFQIKSLEDELKVSLFQRNEKRVVMTEAGSLLYPGAKEILRQHYKVIENLDNLKGLKTGQLNIGASTIPGEYILPLFVGGFCQIHPGIKISLRIGGSGKVVNWVNNKEVALGVTGTMVDGKGLECETWIDDELVLIGPVLVPGQFESEIKLEKLKKHPLILREQGSGTRETIESRLQKKGIPLGQCRVAIELGSTRAVITAVQAGLGLSFVSRWAVKELLQLGTIREITVPELDLKRKLYLVRNSQALGGGFAATAFINYVKDCNNLAMLDHY; from the coding sequence ATGAATTTAAAGCAATTGGAAGCGTTTTTATGGGTTGCTGATTTAAAGAGTTTTACCGGTGCGGCTAAGCAGTTATTTATGAGTCAACCGGCGGTGAGTTTTCAAATTAAGTCTTTAGAGGATGAGTTGAAGGTTTCCCTATTTCAAAGAAATGAAAAAAGGGTAGTAATGACTGAGGCAGGCTCACTATTATACCCTGGAGCGAAGGAAATTCTCAGGCAACATTATAAAGTAATTGAAAATTTAGACAACCTTAAAGGGCTTAAAACGGGCCAACTAAATATCGGCGCCAGTACAATCCCGGGGGAATATATCCTGCCACTGTTTGTGGGTGGGTTCTGTCAGATACACCCGGGGATTAAAATCAGCCTTAGAATAGGAGGAAGCGGAAAAGTTGTCAACTGGGTGAATAATAAGGAAGTCGCCTTAGGGGTTACCGGAACGATGGTGGACGGAAAAGGTTTGGAGTGTGAGACGTGGATTGATGATGAATTAGTTCTTATTGGCCCGGTGCTTGTACCGGGGCAATTTGAAAGCGAAATTAAGTTAGAGAAATTAAAAAAACACCCTTTGATTTTACGTGAACAGGGTTCGGGGACCAGAGAAACTATCGAAAGTAGGTTGCAAAAAAAAGGAATCCCCCTGGGACAGTGCCGGGTAGCTATTGAATTAGGCAGTACGCGAGCGGTTATTACAGCGGTACAGGCCGGCTTGGGCTTAAGTTTTGTTTCCCGGTGGGCAGTTAAAGAATTGCTGCAATTAGGCACAATAAGAGAAATAACAGTGCCGGAATTGGATTTAAAACGTAAACTATATTTAGTCCGTAATTCACAAGCCTTGGGGGGAGGCTTTGCCGCGACTGCTTTTATCAACTACGTGAAGGACTGTAATAACTTAGCCATGCTTGATCACTACTGA
- the lexA gene encoding transcriptional repressor LexA, producing MLEELTSREEAILRVIKESVHQKGYPPSVREIGQKVGLRSSSTVHSYLRRLEEKGVIRRDPTKPRAIEVLGSESREQPDTFNWVPVLGRVAAGAPVLAVENREAFFPLPIEFTGQGEFFMLTVKGESMIDVGIFDGDLVIVKKQATAINGEIVVALLEDESTVKRFIKEKDHIKLKPENKNMTPIITREAKILGKVVGLLRKM from the coding sequence ATGCTCGAAGAATTAACTTCCAGGGAAGAGGCTATATTACGCGTGATTAAAGAATCAGTACATCAAAAGGGATATCCTCCGTCAGTACGAGAGATAGGACAAAAGGTGGGCCTGCGTTCAAGTTCAACTGTTCACAGCTACCTTAGAAGACTGGAGGAAAAAGGGGTTATTCGCAGAGATCCTACCAAACCCAGAGCTATAGAAGTACTGGGCTCAGAGTCCCGTGAGCAACCCGATACCTTTAATTGGGTTCCGGTCCTAGGGCGAGTAGCGGCTGGGGCACCGGTATTGGCTGTAGAGAACAGGGAAGCATTCTTTCCTTTACCTATTGAGTTTACCGGTCAGGGTGAATTTTTTATGCTTACGGTAAAAGGAGAGAGCATGATCGATGTAGGCATCTTCGATGGTGATTTAGTAATCGTAAAAAAACAGGCAACGGCTATTAACGGTGAGATCGTTGTGGCACTACTGGAAGACGAGTCCACTGTAAAACGCTTTATTAAGGAAAAGGATCATATTAAACTAAAACCAGAAAATAAAAACATGACACCTATTATCACACGAGAGGCTAAAATACTAGGCAAAGTCGTTGGCCTTTTAAGAAAGATGTGA
- a CDS encoding PAS domain-containing protein, with translation MAKFRVAVIASDERGVAVLNMLDKFKRVEVVAVCQAGERCGSFSLVEQNVYVVKELAELPSLDIHAIIDTSGMPHIRRQMMGLNLNGVAILEGQATELLQVILQEEDKVKGIQGELSTILNSVQEAIEVVNEKGVIKYVNPAFTNITGIEPTERIGNNIYDVSPEGALAKVLENGEHIFGHRTTVGGSNAEVISNASPIIVDGETRGAVVVFNHFTDIMKLMDKLQQSTTIIENLSDKFGEVTTSKYTFKDILGNNQDLKRCMQIGERAAKSTSTVLLTGESGTGKELFAHAVHHVSGRRDKPFIKVNCAAIPENLLESEFFGYVKGAFTGAIKSRIGKFELAHGGTIFLDEIGDMNLILQGKLLRVLQEMEFERVGGNETIKVDVRVIAATNRDLHGLIRQGKFREDLYYRLNVVEIPIPALRYRKEDLPLLTNNLIIKLNRKLGKKVKGLSQHGEEVLFSYDWPGNIRELENVVERVMVTVDDEILTKSHFLQYVSQLREAPEKDIELIPIDQMEQILIKKAMAKFGGTVEGKRRAARALNISLATLYNKLKKVKNGSF, from the coding sequence ATGGCTAAATTTAGGGTTGCTGTTATTGCTAGTGATGAGCGAGGAGTAGCAGTTTTAAATATGTTGGACAAGTTTAAGCGGGTTGAAGTTGTGGCTGTCTGCCAAGCCGGTGAACGGTGTGGCAGCTTTAGTTTGGTGGAGCAAAATGTTTATGTTGTTAAAGAGTTAGCTGAATTACCTTCTTTAGATATACATGCTATAATTGATACATCAGGAATGCCGCATATAAGGCGTCAGATGATGGGTTTGAATCTTAACGGTGTAGCAATTTTGGAAGGTCAGGCAACAGAACTTTTACAGGTTATCTTGCAAGAGGAAGATAAGGTGAAAGGGATTCAGGGAGAGTTGTCTACCATACTAAATTCCGTTCAGGAAGCCATTGAAGTTGTAAATGAAAAAGGGGTTATAAAGTATGTTAATCCGGCCTTCACCAATATTACCGGTATAGAGCCCACGGAACGTATTGGTAATAATATTTATGATGTTTCACCGGAGGGAGCTTTAGCTAAGGTACTTGAAAACGGCGAGCACATTTTTGGTCACCGTACCACTGTTGGCGGCAGTAATGCCGAAGTTATCAGTAACGCTTCACCGATTATTGTTGATGGTGAGACCCGAGGAGCAGTTGTAGTATTTAATCACTTTACCGATATTATGAAATTAATGGATAAACTGCAGCAGAGCACCACCATCATTGAGAATCTGTCTGATAAGTTCGGTGAAGTGACAACCAGTAAATATACCTTTAAAGACATATTAGGTAATAACCAAGACCTGAAAAGGTGTATGCAAATAGGCGAAAGGGCCGCTAAAAGTACATCCACAGTATTATTGACAGGGGAAAGCGGTACCGGTAAAGAGTTATTTGCCCATGCTGTCCATCATGTCAGCGGGCGCAGGGATAAACCCTTTATCAAAGTAAACTGTGCTGCAATTCCCGAAAATTTATTAGAGAGCGAATTCTTTGGCTATGTTAAAGGAGCTTTCACGGGTGCTATCAAATCCCGCATAGGCAAGTTTGAACTGGCCCACGGGGGTACCATATTTCTTGATGAAATAGGTGATATGAACCTTATTTTGCAGGGTAAATTATTACGTGTCTTGCAAGAGATGGAGTTTGAGAGGGTGGGTGGCAATGAAACTATTAAAGTTGATGTGCGAGTTATTGCTGCCACCAATAGAGACTTGCATGGTTTGATACGGCAGGGGAAGTTTCGTGAAGATTTGTACTATCGATTAAATGTGGTTGAAATACCTATTCCTGCTTTAAGATACCGTAAGGAAGATTTACCTTTATTGACTAACAATTTGATTATTAAACTAAATAGAAAACTGGGCAAGAAAGTGAAAGGTCTATCCCAGCATGGTGAGGAGGTTCTTTTTAGCTACGACTGGCCGGGAAATATACGCGAATTGGAAAATGTCGTGGAAAGAGTTATGGTTACCGTTGATGATGAGATTCTTACTAAGAGTCACTTCTTACAGTACGTCAGCCAGTTGAGGGAAGCACCCGAAAAAGATATAGAACTTATACCTATTGACCAAATGGAGCAAATATTAATTAAAAAAGCCATGGCCAAATTTGGCGGTACAGTGGAGGGGAAGAGAAGGGCTGCCCGCGCCTTAAATATTTCTTTGGCCACACTATATAACAAGCTTAAAAAAGTGAAAAACGGTAGTTTTTAA
- a CDS encoding fumarate hydratase — MKVVRVDQIIEEVARMCQEANYNLGQDVIDAFKNAYEAEQSVTGKDILQQLIENAQIAKNESVPMCQDTGFSVFFVELGQEVHVEGGGLEDAINEGVRKGYQEGYLRKSIVGHPLERQNTGDNTPAVIHIRVVPGDKLKITVAPKGGGSENMSAIKMLKPAQGVEGVKDFVVETVKEAGPNPCPPIIVGVGIGGTFEKAALLAKEALLRPVGEPSSDPYAADLEQELLELVNKLGIGPQGLGGKTTALAVHVNTHPAHIASLPVAVNINCHASRHKEIEF; from the coding sequence ATTAAAGTCGTCAGAGTTGATCAAATTATCGAAGAAGTTGCCCGTATGTGTCAGGAAGCCAACTATAATTTAGGACAGGACGTTATTGACGCATTTAAAAATGCTTACGAAGCAGAGCAATCAGTAACCGGTAAAGACATTCTCCAGCAATTGATTGAGAATGCTCAAATTGCTAAGAACGAATCGGTCCCCATGTGTCAAGATACCGGATTTAGTGTGTTCTTTGTCGAGCTGGGTCAGGAAGTGCACGTTGAAGGTGGTGGCCTTGAGGATGCTATCAATGAGGGAGTACGCAAAGGATATCAGGAAGGCTATCTTAGAAAGTCAATTGTGGGGCATCCCTTGGAAAGGCAAAATACCGGAGATAATACACCGGCAGTGATTCATATACGTGTCGTTCCCGGCGATAAATTAAAGATAACTGTGGCCCCTAAAGGCGGCGGCAGTGAAAACATGAGTGCAATTAAAATGCTAAAACCGGCGCAGGGCGTGGAAGGTGTTAAAGATTTTGTAGTGGAGACAGTTAAGGAAGCCGGTCCTAATCCCTGCCCCCCAATAATTGTAGGTGTAGGCATTGGCGGCACCTTTGAAAAGGCGGCATTGCTGGCTAAAGAAGCCTTATTGCGGCCGGTGGGCGAACCAAGTTCGGATCCGTATGCGGCTGACTTAGAACAAGAACTGTTGGAATTGGTAAACAAGTTAGGCATTGGTCCCCAAGGACTAGGCGGTAAAACCACGGCTTTGGCGGTTCATGTTAATACTCACCCGGCACATATTGCCAGTTTGCCTGTGGCCGTAAATATAAATTGCCATGCTAGCAGACACAAAGAGATAGAATTTTAA
- a CDS encoding Fe-S-containing hydro-lyase gives MTIKTPFTTEAAEKLRIGQRVLLNGKIYTGRDAAHKKLVELLENGEELPIELKDQIIYYVGPSPAKPDNVIGSAGPTTSGRMDIYAPKLMAQGLKGMIGKGKRTPEVIKAMKQTKAVYFAAVGGAAALISKRIKSCKIVAYPELGPEAIRELEVEDFPVIVVNDSLGGDLYEEGLKIYGAK, from the coding sequence ATTACAATCAAAACTCCCTTCACAACGGAAGCAGCCGAAAAGCTACGTATTGGTCAAAGGGTTCTACTGAACGGCAAGATATATACCGGTAGGGACGCAGCGCATAAAAAGCTTGTGGAACTTTTGGAAAATGGTGAAGAACTACCGATTGAGCTGAAGGATCAAATTATTTATTATGTAGGGCCTTCCCCGGCTAAGCCGGATAACGTAATAGGATCAGCCGGTCCGACAACAAGTGGAAGAATGGATATATATGCACCTAAATTAATGGCACAAGGATTAAAGGGCATGATAGGTAAAGGAAAAAGAACGCCTGAAGTCATAAAAGCCATGAAGCAAACCAAGGCTGTTTATTTTGCTGCAGTTGGCGGCGCAGCAGCTCTTATTAGCAAAAGAATTAAATCTTGTAAAATAGTGGCTTATCCCGAGTTAGGTCCTGAGGCTATTCGTGAGTTAGAGGTGGAAGATTTCCCCGTAATTGTCGTTAATGATTCGCTTGGTGGGGATTTATATGAAGAAGGCCTTAAAATTTACGGTGCTAAATAA